The genomic segment TGCACGAGCTGTAATAATATTTCGGATACTAATTTGTGTGAAATTTGTGCCAATGTGAGTCGGAACCATCAAATGATTTGTGTGGTAGAAGACATTCGCGATGTGATGGCAATAGAAAATACAGGACAGTTTAGAGGTATTTACCACGTTTTAGGAGGTAAAATATCACCAATTGACGGGGTAGGACCTAGCCAATTGTATATTAGTCCTTTGATTGATAAAGTAAAGCAAGGTGGCGTAAGCGAAATCATTTTTGCGTTGAGCTCCACTATGGAAGGTGATACAACCAATTTTTATATTTACAAACAAATTATGGATTATCCAGTGGAATTGTCTACGATAGCCAGAGGGATTTCGGTGGGAGATGAATTGGAGTATGCGGATGAAGTGACCTTAGGACGTAGTATTTTACAACGCGTTCCTTTTGAAAAATCCATCAAGAACAATTAAAATAAAGTCGAACGACTAAAGATAGAATCAATGAAGATTACAAAAATTTGTTGCATTGGAGCGGGATATGTAGGCGGACCTACTATGGCAGTAATTACTCAAAAATGCCCACACATTCAAGTGACGGTTGTCGATTTAAATGCAGAGCGTATTGCCGCTTGGAATGACGAAAATGTCGATAATATTCCGATTTATGAACCGGGTTTGAGCGCTGTTGTAGCAGAAGCCAGAGGTAGAAACCTCTTTTTTTCTACCGATGTGGAAAAAGCGATTGATGAAGCGCAATTGATTTTTATTTCGGTGAATACGCCAACCAAAACTTACGGAAAAGGAAAAGGAATGGCGGCCGATTTAAAGTACATCGAATTGTGTGCGCGTCAAATTGCTCAAGTGGCCAAAGACAACAAAATTGTGGTGGAGAAATCTACTTTGCCGGTGCGTACTGCCGAGGCGATTAAAAATATATTAGACCATACCGGAAACGGAGTGCAATTTCAAATTTTGTCCAATCCAGAGTTTTTAGCGGAAGGGACAGCGGTTCAAGACTTATTACATCCAGATCGTATTTTAATTGGAGGTGATACTACTCTCGAGGGACAAAATGCGATTCAGGCCTTAGTAGATGTCTATGCTAATTGGGTGCCAACAGATAAAATCTTGACGACTAATGTTTGGTCTTCCGAATTGTCAAAATTGACAGCTAATGCTTTTTTAGCGCAGCGTATTTCATCGATTAATGCGCTATCCGAATTGTGTGAAAAAACCGGAGCTGATGTCAATGAAGTAGCTCGTGCTATTGGAATGGATAGCCGTATTGGTTCTAAATTTTTGAAATCTTCTGTTGGTTTTGGAGGTTCTTGTTTTCAAAAAGACATATTGAATTTGGTCTACATCGCTAAGTCCTATGGATTAAACGAAGTGGCGGATTATTGGGAGCAAGTGATTATCATGAACGACCATCAAAAAAGACGTTTTTCGGCTAAAATTGTTCAAACCTTATACAATACGGTGGCATCCAAAAAGATTGCATTTTTGGGTTGGGCGTTTAAAAAAGATACGAATGATACTCGCGAATCAGCTGCAATCTATGTAGCTGATGATTTGATCAATGAACAAGCTCAAATTGCGGTTTATGATCCCAAAGTTTCGCCTACTAAGGTGATTGCCGATTTGGATTATCTAGAAACACGTTCGCATGATGCGAATGTGGCTCAAATACAATCTTTCTCTAATGCGTATGAGGCCTGTCAAGGAGCACATGCCATTGCAGTCTTGACCGAATGGGATGAATTTACTACTTACGATTGGCAAAAAATATACGATGGTATGCAAAAACCGGCCTTTGTATTCGATGGTCGTAATTTGTTAAATCGTAATGAGTTGGAAACCATTGGCTTTGTATACCAAGGTATTGGAGCTTAATTTTTTTTGACTTTTAAATTATTACTAACCTAGCGCCTAAGTGTCTTTGCAGCAAAATAACATGAACTGGTACGTACTCTATACTAAACCCAAATGGGAAAAGAAAGTGGCAGAGCAATTGCAAGCGATCGGAATTGATTGCTATTGTCCTTTAGTGGTCAAAGAACGTCAATGGTCTGATCGTAAGAAAAAGGTCGAAATGCCTTTGTTCAATTCCTATGTTTTTGTGCACCTTGATGAGAAAGACCGTTCTTTGGTGTTTCAATCACCGGGTGCTGTGCGCTATTTGTTTTGGTTACAAAAACCTGCTATTGTGCGCGAAGACGAAATTACCACCATCAAAAAATGGTTGAATGCTCCAGATGTTGCCGAAATTGAAGTGAGCACTTATCAAGTGGGAGATACTATTGAAGTCGATTCAGGTCCTTTTGTGAACCACAAAGCCGTAGTACAAAAAGTAACCAACTCCCATTACATTCTCGTATTGGAATCCATGGGATGCGTGCTGAAGATGAAGCATAAGTAAGAGTTGTCGGTTGTCGGTTGTCTGTTATCGGTTATAAGTAATTGTAATATACTGACTATTTCTAATTTACTACTTTTTTATTCCCCTTTGGAGAGGGGTTAGGGGTGTGTTTTTCCATTTAAAGTATTTTTTCCGATTTTGTTTCTTGAACTAGTAACAATTTGTGACTAGTTGTTTTTTTATTTTAAACATCATTATTCATTCGGAATTATTCCCCTCTTGAGAGGGGTTAGGGGTGTGTTTTTTGTTCTACTACTTACTTTCACTCTTCTAAAGATGTATTCGTCTTCTCAAATTCTAAAATATAGAATTCAATAGCACGAATTACATTTTCCATATCCCTCAAAACTTCAAAGTCACTGAAACGTAAAATAGTTATTCCTAATTCGTTCATTCTTTTTTCTTTGACTATGTCTTTGTTATGCACTTCTAGAATTTCGTGTGAATAACCATCTACTTCAATACCTAACATTAAATCGTAACAGAAAAAATCTAAAATGTAATTGTCAATAGGTTTTTGTCTGTGAAAGTCATAACCGTACATTTGTTTTCCTTTTAGTTTCAACCAAAGGTAGATTTCTGTTTCAGTTGATTCGTTTCGGAGTTTTTTAGCTAATTGAGTTAGCTTTGGGTTGTAGGGGATGATTTTTCGTTTTGTCATTTGGGATGGGATTTGGGATTATAAATGTAATTATAATTTAATAATTACACATTCATTAATTCGAAACGTATAATTAATTCTATTTCTAATGCCATAATTGTTTTACAAAATTACACACCCCTAGCCCCTCTCAAGAGGGGAACGTTTAGTGTAAAAAGATATTTTGTATTTATTGATGATATATCCATTATTATTATAGATTTTAAAAGTCACACACCCCTAGCCCCTCTCAAGAGGGGAATAGTTTAGTGTGAAAATATATTTTGTATTTATTGATGATATATCCAATATTATTATGGTTTATATAAATTACACACCCCTAGCCCCTATAACTCTCGTTTTTATTGATTTTTTGGAATCGTTGAATCTTCGATTTCAAGAGGGGAATGGTATAGTGCTATTTATGCGAATTGTTACATTTTCAAATTATTGAATTACTATATTTTGTGAGACTTTGTGCTATTATCCTGAGCTTCGTGAAGGGCTTTGAGATCTTTGTGGTTAAATAAATTTGAAACCATATAAGTCATATAAGAAAATATAAGAAAGTCGCTTCGCTCAATTCAAGTTCAGATAAGTTAATTAAAACATTAAGAATATTCACTTTGTGAACCTTAGTGCTATTATCCTGAGCTTCGCGAAGGACTTTGAGCTCTTTGTGGTTAAATAAATTTGAAACCATATTAGTCATATAAGTCATTTAAGAAAGTCGCTTCGCTCAATTCAAGTTCAGATAAGTTAATTAAAACATTAAGAATATTCACTTTGTGAACCTTAGTGCTATTATCCTGAGCTTGCCGCAGGACTTTGTGCTCTTTGTGGTTAAATATATTTGAACCATATATGTCATATAAGAAAATATAAGAAAGTCGCTTCGCTCAATTCAAGTTCATATAAGTTAATTAAAACATTAAGAATATTCACTTTGTGAACCTTAGTGCTATTATCCTGAGCTTGCCGAAGGACTTAGTGCTCTTTGTGGTCAAACAAATTTAAACCATATAAGTCATATAAGTCATTTAAGAAAGTCGCTTCGCTCAATTCAAGTTCAGATAAGTTAATTTAAACATTTAGAATATACACTTTGTGAACCTTAGTGCTATTATCCTGAGCTTGCCGAAGGACTTAGTGCTCTTTGTGGTCAAACAAATTTGAACCATATAAGTCATATAAGTCATTTAAGAAAGTCGCTTCACTCTATTGTAGATCATTCATGTAGTAAGCCCTGAACACTTATTTCTGAACACTGATTACTATACCGTCCATCGTATATCCTCTCTCACTAAATTTAGTGATATTTCAAACTAATTCGTTTGATTTGATAGTGTTTTTAAATTGATTATTAGTATTTTAGGACTTTGTAAGGTATTGTTGATAATAAAATAGGGGTTGATTGCTTCAAACGCATCCTACCATTCGTTTATTTTTATTACTTTTGCCAGGTTCTAAAATACGCCAATTTTCCAGCACCACTTGTGACTGGAAATGGCGAAGCCGTGAACTGAAATTAACAATTGTTTATTTTAAATTAGATTCAAATTATGAGTGCTAAACATAGAGTTGGAATTACTTTCAGTGCCTTTGATTTGCTACATGCGGGGCACATCACCATGTTAGAAGAAGCTAAAAGACAATGTGATTATTTGATCTGTGGCTTGCAAACGGACCCTACCATTGATCGCCCAGAAAAAAACCGCCCAGTGCAATCTGTGGTGGAGCGCTATATTCAATTAAAAGGCTGCAAGTTTGTAGATGAAATTGTACCCTATGCTACCGAGCAGGATTTAGAAGATATTTTACGTGCTTTCAAGATTGATGTGCGCATCATTGGAGACGAATACCAACATAAAAATTTCACCGGTCGCACCTATTGCGAAGAAAAAGGCATCGAATTGTGTTTTAACATTCGCGAACACCGTTTTTCAAGCAGCAGTTTGCGTCAGGAAGTAGCGGATAAACAGGTTAAGAAGTAGTTATCAGTTGTCTGTTTTCGGTTGTTAGTTGTCAGTCATTGCGAACCTAGTGAAGCAATCTATATTACTACCTAAAATAGTATCTTTTCAGTTTTATGTAAAAAACGAATACTGAAAAATTAAAAAAACACATGAGTCAATCCATTATACATGTTATTCTTACTGGGGGAGTAGGTAGCCGATTGTGGCCGCTCTCTCGTAAAAGCCAACCCAAACAATATTTGGAATTGTTTGATGGTAAGTCTTTGTTTGAAATGACTGTGGCTCGCAATAGTCATTTGGTGGACCAAGTGATGGTGGTGGGAAATGTCGATAATTGTCATTTGAGTCGCAGAGTCTTGGATAAAACTCAAACTCCCTACATTGATATTGTTGAGGCTACGCCCAGAAATACCGCTGCAGCAATCGCTTTTGCTGCCTTTGCCGCTCAGCCTGAAGACATTTTAATTGTAACCCCTTCTGATCATATTATTGACGATACCGAAGCTTACGAGAGCGCCATTACAGATGCTATTGCCAAAGCAAAAGAAAATTCAATCGTTACTTTTGGTATTGTGCCGACCAAGCCCGAAACAGGATATGGGTACATTCAATATCGTGGCGATACCGTACTTGCCTTTCGAGAAAAACCCAATAAAGCTACCGCCATTGATTTTATCTCCAGAGGCAATTTTTTATGGAATAGTGGGATGTTTTGTTTTAAAGCAGGGGTGTTATTGAACGAATTGAAAGCTTTTGAACCGGAAGTCTATGCCAAAGCACAACAAGCTTGGGAAGCGAATCTAGAAGGAAAATTGGATTACGATTTGTCAATGGCCATTCCGTCTATCAGTATTGATTATGCGGTGATGGAACGTTCTAAAAAAATAAAAGTAGTGGCTTCGCAATTTGCTTGGTCGGACTTGGGTTCATTCGAATCGGTTTATGATTATTTGCTAGCTCAAGGTCATCCGGTTGATACGTTCGGCAATATGATCATTGGAACGGATGTTTTTTCCACCTTTATTGGAATGCGTAACACCATTTTTGTGAGTACTCCTGATGCCAATTTGATTTTGCAAAAAGAACAATCACAGGATGTGAAATACATCTACAATGAGTTGGAACGACAGGGCTCGGACTTATTGAATTAAAAAAATAACTTACGATTTACGATCCCGACAATTCGGGACGATTTACGAAATACTAATTTGAATTATGAAAAAATTACTCTTTATCGCTTTTTTATTTGCTGCTGTATTGCAAAGTACAGAATCTTCAGCTCAAGATTTATTGAAAGCACAAGATTTAAGTACTTTGAAAGTGGATTATTTATCTGATGCGGATGTGGCTAAAATCCGTACACAATTAGAAACCAACAAGGTCACTATTGAACAAGCAGAACAAGCGGCTTTGGCAAAAGGAATGCCCGCCAATGAGTTTGCCAAGTTAAAAGCACGTTTGGGAATGAAAAGTACCAATGCTAAACCCAAACTTAAAAAACCATCCTATTCTTTTGATAACGACACCCTTTCTGAAGACGAATACGCTAGAAAACAAGAAAAGATTATCAATAAAAAAGTAAAGGATAGTTTGAACGCCCTGGTTTTTGGATCGGAATTGTTTGATAATCCGACTTTGAATTTTGAGCCGAATTTAAAATTGGCTACTCCCGTGAATTACGTTCTTGGCCCAGGCGATGAATTGCAAATTAGCGTGTATGGCATTCAAGAATTTAGTGATGCTGTCCCCGTTTCTCTAGAAGGAAAAGTCAACATTCAGTATGTAGGACAAATTGCGGTTTCAGGAATGACTATTGAAGCAGCTACTGTAAAAATTAAAAATGCAATCGCGCGCGTCTACAGTACGGTGCGTTCCGGACAATCGCAAGTAGGAATCAGTTTGAGTCGCATTCGCACCATAAAAGTGACTTTAATTGGTAGTAAACAACCGGGTAATTATTCGGTTTCCTCTTTAGCAACAGTGTATAATGCCTTATTTTTAGGAGGCGGTCCAGCCAAAAACGGCAGTTACCGTAACATCGAGTTGATTCGCAACAACAAAGTATACCGCACCATCGATCTATATCGTTTTTTGGTGAATGGAAACCAATCGGATAATATTGGATTGAAAGACAATGATGTCATTCGTATTCCAGCCTACAACCAAAGAGTTACTTTAGAAGGGGAAGTGAAACGACCTGGAATTTTTGAAATGAAGTCAGGCGAGAGTTTTCAAGACTTGTTGACTTTTGCTTCCGGATTCAATGAATTTGCTTTCACGGCTTCGGTGAATGTACTGCAAAAAACGGATAAAGAATTCAAAGTAAAAGACGTCAAAGCGACCGAATATAAATTGTACAAACCTCGTTCAGGGGATGTATTTACGGTAACTAAAATCCTAAACCGATTCGAGAATCGTATCAAAATTGAAGGTGCAGTGTTCAGACCTAATACCTATTCGTTTTACGAAGGCATGCGAATTGCTGATTTAGTGGCTAAAGCTGATGGTTTGAAAGAAGACGCTTATACAGCTCGTGCTACTATTGTCCGTTTGAAATCGGATTTTACTAAAGAAGCGGTGGCTGTGAATTTGGGCAAAGCGTTAGCGGGTGATGTACAAGCTAATATTCTCTTGAAAAAAGAAGATATTATAACTGTTTTTTCTATTTTGGATTTCAAAGAAGAGTTCAAAGTGACTATTGATGGCGAAATTAAAAAACCAGGAGAATACGACTACAATCCTGCCTTGACTTTAAATGATTTATTGGTGCAAGCAGGAGGATTAATTGGTTCAGCTTCCAAAAGAGTGGAAGTAGCCCGTATGATCAAGTCAGAAGAGATTGATCAAACCAGTTCGGCTCGTGCCGAATTGTTTAATATCGAAATTACTCCTGGCAATAACGAGCAAGCCGAGAACTTTGTTTTGGCTCCTTTTGATGTGGTGAACATTCGTAGAATGGCCGTGTACGAGAAACCAGAAATGGTTACGATAACCGGAGCGGTGCATTATCCTGGAAAATACGTACTGGCTAACAAAAAAGAAAAATTGTATTCTGTAATTCAGCGCGCCGGTGGTTTAACTCCTTTGGCGAACAATAAAGGAATGAAAATCAAGCGTCCTATCAAAGCGAAGCAAATTGAAGAATTAGAAAATGTCAATTTTGATGTTGATAAAAATGTAGTGGACGAAACTTTAGCTAAAAAAGACACGGTGAAAAATTCTGCACTTAAAAAACTAAAAGAAGAGCTAAAATACGCTACTATTCCAGTAGATTGGAACAAAATTGAACGTAATCCAAACAACCGTACGAATATTACTTTAATGCCCGGCGATGAGATTGAAGTAGTGGAGTATAGCGAAAGTGTAAAAGTAACCGGAAGCGTATTGTTGACTTCTGAAATCCCATATAACAATGGTAGAAGTTTGAATTATTATTTGAATTCTGTAGGTGGAACCGATGCTAAAGCTTGGAAAAGAAAGGCGTATGTGATTTATCCCAACGGACAAGCGGCTGTAACGGGTTCGTTCTTGTTTTTCAAATCCTATCCAAAAGTAACCGCTGGTTCTCAAATCGTAGTTCCTGAAAAACCATTGACTAAGAAAATGTCAACTGGCGAATGGGTAAGTATTGGTAGTGTGATTACGAGTTTGTCGTTGTTAATTTTAAATGCGTTTAAATAAGATATACGATTTTAGTTTCGCTCCGTTCGGCTTCGCCTCGGGTCGTTTTTGAAATGTATCAATTTAAAAATGTAACAATTCCTGATGTTAATTTAAAAAAAGTGTTCAGTATTCAGCTGTAAGTGTTCAGTATGTTCTATTTAACTGCACTTTAATTTTGCGAAGCGACTGTCTTATACGACCTTAAATGACTTATATGGTTTAAATTTAACCACGAAGCTCACAAAGAAGACCCAATGTCTCACTAAAAATGTAGCAATTGAATAATTTGAAAATGTAACAATTCGTGTAAGTAAATCTACACGTTCCCCTCTTGAAATCGAAGATTCAACGATTCCAAAAAATCAATAAAAACTAGAGTTATAGGGGCTAGGGGTGTGTAATAATTTAAGATTTATGACCTACGATTTACGAATTAAAACATTCAAAATTCAAAATTCCATGTTGAATATTCAACATTAGAATAACGAATATTGAACAATAAATAAAGTACAATAAATGTTGACTTCGAGTGCCTCAGTCAACCGACAACGAATAACAAATAAAAACTTGGCGCCCTAGAGCCTTCGTGGTAAATTAAAGATTGCTTCACTGCGTTCGCAATGACAGACAACCAACAACTGACAACAAAGATGACCTACAGTCTCCAACCTTTTATTGACAAAGAAAAATGCATTTCCGTAACCGGATTAGGTTATGTGGGCTTGCCTTTGGCCTTAGAGTTAGCGAAGCAGTTTAAGGTCATTGGATTTGATATCAATCAAGAGCGTATTGCCTTGATGCAACAAGGGATTGATCCTTCTAAGGAATTGGAGAGTACTGCTTTTGAAGGTTGCGATATCACATTTACATCGAATGTTGCCGATTTACAACAGGCGCATTTTCATATCATCGGCGTACCTACGGATATTGATTCTAATAAAGTACCGAATTTGAATCCGCTTTTAGGAGCTTCTAAAAGTGTGGCTTCGGCCTTGAAAAAAGGGGATGTGGTGGTTTATGAATCGACGGTGTATCCAGGATGTACAGAAGACGATTGTTTGCCTATTTTAGAATCAGTTTCTAGATTGCAAGGCGGAAAAGATTTTAAATACGGTTATAGTCCAGAACGCATTGTTCCTGGCGATAAGGTGAGAACTTTAACCAACATACTTAAAATAGTATCGGGTAATGATGCTGAAGCCTTAGAATTGATTGCTGGCGTTTACGGCAGTATCATCAAAGCAGGTTTGCATCGCGCCGAATCCATCAAAGTGGCCGAAGCAGCCAAGGTGATTGAAAATACGCAACGCGATATTAATATTTCGTTAATGAACGAATTGGCGATTATTTTTGATAAAATGGGCATTGATACCCAGGCGGTGCTTGCTGCGGCAGGAACCAAGTGGAATTTTCATCAATACCAACCCGGTTTGGTAGGTGGACACTGCATTAGTGTAGATCCGTTTTATTTGATGCACAAAGCCAAAATGATCGGCATTGAGCCACAAGTGATTGCGGCAGGCCGACGAGTGAATGATTTCATTCCGTCGTTTATAGCCAAACGCATTGTACAATCCTTGATTGAACAAGATAAAAATCCAGGAAAATCGCGAGTCTTGGTGATGGGCATCACCTTCAAAGAAGAGGTGTCGGACATTCGCAACTCAAAAGTAGTGGATTTAATCAAAGAATTAGAAGACTATTCAATTACCGTTGATGTGGTTGACCCTTTTGGCAGTCCAGCCGAATTGGCACACGAATACAACATTCAATTAAAAGCAGCTCCCGAAGGCAAATACGACAGTATTGTCTTAGCCGTAGGGCATCAAGCCTATCGCAACATGCAACCCAAAGATTTCGAAGCCTTGTCCAACGGACCGGTCTATCTTTTTGATATCAAGGGCGTGTTGAACAAAAGCGATTATCAAAATTATTGGAGATTGTAGGATGTAAGATATTAGATTTACGAAGTACGATTTAGGAATGTACCAATTCATGTTACAAATTAAATAAAGTGTTCAGTATTCAGCTGTAAGTGTTCAGGGAGTACTACTTAAATGTTATTAAATAGAGCGAAGCGACTTTCTTATACGACCTTATATGACTTATATGGTTTAAATTTAACCACAAAGCTCACAAAGTCCTTCGGCAAGCTCAGGATGACAGCTCAAAGTCTCACTAAAAAGAAGCAATTGAATAATTTGAAAATGTAACAATTCGTGTAAATAGCTTATCACAATTTGTGATAACTTTTACAATTAAAAGTTTCTATTTAACGAAACTTAAATTATATTTGTTCCCAATAATAAAAAAAGATGAAGCCCCAATTTGAAATCCTTTTTTTAGAAGACGCATTTGAATTTTTGAAGCAATTGGAACGAAAGCATTACGAAAAAGTGCTGTACAATATTCGTCGTGCACAAAATGAAACCAATTCTGATTTATTTAAGAAATTATCTAATGATATTTGGGAGTTTAGAACTTTGTATCAAGGATTACAGTATCGACTACTTGCTTTTTGGGATAAAACAGCAACAACAGAAACAGTAGTAATTGCGACACATGGGTTCATAAAAAAACAAAGTAAAGTCCCAGACAAAGAAATCCAGAAGGCCATTCAATTGAAGCTTTATTATTTTGAAGAACAAAAAGTAGTAAATAAGAAAAAATGAAAACATATACCTTAGATCAAGTACAAGATGAACTTATCGGTAAGATAGGTACTCTATCGCGTGACATTTTTGAGTATGAACTTCAGATGGACTTAATTGGCAAGGCAATCAAGCAAACTCGAAAAGAAAGAAATTTAACCCAAGAACAACTTGGAAAGTTAATTGGAGTTCAGAAAGCTCAGATATCTAGGATTGAAAATAATGCTAGTAATGTTACCATGGATACCTTATTGCGCGTTTTTACAGCATTAAAGGCAACTGTTAAATTGCAGATTGAATTGCCTAATTTAAATATTAGCGTAGGCTAGGATAACTATTTACGATATTAGATCCCGACGCTTCGGGACGAGCTACGATTTAGAAATGTATCAATTTAGAAATGTAACAATGTGTGAATACAAATTAATAAAAGTGTTCAGTATTCAGCTGTAAGTGTTCAGAAAAACTACTTAAATGTTCCTAAATAGAGCGAAGCGAATTTCTTAAATTAACTTATATGACTTATATGGTTTTAAATTTACGATTTATGATTTACGAAA from the Flavobacterium ammonificans genome contains:
- a CDS encoding UDP-glucose 6-dehydrogenase; translated protein: MKITKICCIGAGYVGGPTMAVITQKCPHIQVTVVDLNAERIAAWNDENVDNIPIYEPGLSAVVAEARGRNLFFSTDVEKAIDEAQLIFISVNTPTKTYGKGKGMAADLKYIELCARQIAQVAKDNKIVVEKSTLPVRTAEAIKNILDHTGNGVQFQILSNPEFLAEGTAVQDLLHPDRILIGGDTTLEGQNAIQALVDVYANWVPTDKILTTNVWSSELSKLTANAFLAQRISSINALSELCEKTGADVNEVARAIGMDSRIGSKFLKSSVGFGGSCFQKDILNLVYIAKSYGLNEVADYWEQVIIMNDHQKRRFSAKIVQTLYNTVASKKIAFLGWAFKKDTNDTRESAAIYVADDLINEQAQIAVYDPKVSPTKVIADLDYLETRSHDANVAQIQSFSNAYEACQGAHAIAVLTEWDEFTTYDWQKIYDGMQKPAFVFDGRNLLNRNELETIGFVYQGIGA
- a CDS encoding helix-turn-helix domain-containing protein — protein: MKTYTLDQVQDELIGKIGTLSRDIFEYELQMDLIGKAIKQTRKERNLTQEQLGKLIGVQKAQISRIENNASNVTMDTLLRVFTALKATVKLQIELPNLNISVG
- a CDS encoding mannose-1-phosphate guanylyltransferase, giving the protein MSQSIIHVILTGGVGSRLWPLSRKSQPKQYLELFDGKSLFEMTVARNSHLVDQVMVVGNVDNCHLSRRVLDKTQTPYIDIVEATPRNTAAAIAFAAFAAQPEDILIVTPSDHIIDDTEAYESAITDAIAKAKENSIVTFGIVPTKPETGYGYIQYRGDTVLAFREKPNKATAIDFISRGNFLWNSGMFCFKAGVLLNELKAFEPEVYAKAQQAWEANLEGKLDYDLSMAIPSISIDYAVMERSKKIKVVASQFAWSDLGSFESVYDYLLAQGHPVDTFGNMIIGTDVFSTFIGMRNTIFVSTPDANLILQKEQSQDVKYIYNELERQGSDLLN
- a CDS encoding nucleotide sugar dehydrogenase, which codes for MTDNQQLTTKMTYSLQPFIDKEKCISVTGLGYVGLPLALELAKQFKVIGFDINQERIALMQQGIDPSKELESTAFEGCDITFTSNVADLQQAHFHIIGVPTDIDSNKVPNLNPLLGASKSVASALKKGDVVVYESTVYPGCTEDDCLPILESVSRLQGGKDFKYGYSPERIVPGDKVRTLTNILKIVSGNDAEALELIAGVYGSIIKAGLHRAESIKVAEAAKVIENTQRDINISLMNELAIIFDKMGIDTQAVLAAAGTKWNFHQYQPGLVGGHCISVDPFYLMHKAKMIGIEPQVIAAGRRVNDFIPSFIAKRIVQSLIEQDKNPGKSRVLVMGITFKEEVSDIRNSKVVDLIKELEDYSITVDVVDPFGSPAELAHEYNIQLKAAPEGKYDSIVLAVGHQAYRNMQPKDFEALSNGPVYLFDIKGVLNKSDYQNYWRL
- the recR gene encoding recombination mediator RecR, with the protein product MEFSSKLLEKAVNEMSQLPGIGKRTALRLVLHLLKQPQEQTQYLSQALTSMREEIKHCTSCNNISDTNLCEICANVSRNHQMICVVEDIRDVMAIENTGQFRGIYHVLGGKISPIDGVGPSQLYISPLIDKVKQGGVSEIIFALSSTMEGDTTNFYIYKQIMDYPVELSTIARGISVGDELEYADEVTLGRSILQRVPFEKSIKNN
- a CDS encoding endonuclease domain-containing protein; translation: MTKRKIIPYNPKLTQLAKKLRNESTETEIYLWLKLKGKQMYGYDFHRQKPIDNYILDFFCYDLMLGIEVDGYSHEILEVHNKDIVKEKRMNELGITILRFSDFEVLRDMENVIRAIEFYILEFEKTNTSLEE
- a CDS encoding UpxY family transcription antiterminator — its product is MNWYVLYTKPKWEKKVAEQLQAIGIDCYCPLVVKERQWSDRKKKVEMPLFNSYVFVHLDEKDRSLVFQSPGAVRYLFWLQKPAIVREDEITTIKKWLNAPDVAEIEVSTYQVGDTIEVDSGPFVNHKAVVQKVTNSHYILVLESMGCVLKMKHK
- a CDS encoding SLBB domain-containing protein; this translates as MKKLLFIAFLFAAVLQSTESSAQDLLKAQDLSTLKVDYLSDADVAKIRTQLETNKVTIEQAEQAALAKGMPANEFAKLKARLGMKSTNAKPKLKKPSYSFDNDTLSEDEYARKQEKIINKKVKDSLNALVFGSELFDNPTLNFEPNLKLATPVNYVLGPGDELQISVYGIQEFSDAVPVSLEGKVNIQYVGQIAVSGMTIEAATVKIKNAIARVYSTVRSGQSQVGISLSRIRTIKVTLIGSKQPGNYSVSSLATVYNALFLGGGPAKNGSYRNIELIRNNKVYRTIDLYRFLVNGNQSDNIGLKDNDVIRIPAYNQRVTLEGEVKRPGIFEMKSGESFQDLLTFASGFNEFAFTASVNVLQKTDKEFKVKDVKATEYKLYKPRSGDVFTVTKILNRFENRIKIEGAVFRPNTYSFYEGMRIADLVAKADGLKEDAYTARATIVRLKSDFTKEAVAVNLGKALAGDVQANILLKKEDIITVFSILDFKEEFKVTIDGEIKKPGEYDYNPALTLNDLLVQAGGLIGSASKRVEVARMIKSEEIDQTSSARAELFNIEITPGNNEQAENFVLAPFDVVNIRRMAVYEKPEMVTITGAVHYPGKYVLANKKEKLYSVIQRAGGLTPLANNKGMKIKRPIKAKQIEELENVNFDVDKNVVDETLAKKDTVKNSALKKLKEELKYATIPVDWNKIERNPNNRTNITLMPGDEIEVVEYSESVKVTGSVLLTSEIPYNNGRSLNYYLNSVGGTDAKAWKRKAYVIYPNGQAAVTGSFLFFKSYPKVTAGSQIVVPEKPLTKKMSTGEWVSIGSVITSLSLLILNAFK
- a CDS encoding type II toxin-antitoxin system RelE/ParE family toxin, with the protein product MKPQFEILFLEDAFEFLKQLERKHYEKVLYNIRRAQNETNSDLFKKLSNDIWEFRTLYQGLQYRLLAFWDKTATTETVVIATHGFIKKQSKVPDKEIQKAIQLKLYYFEEQKVVNKKK
- a CDS encoding adenylyltransferase/cytidyltransferase family protein, translating into MSAKHRVGITFSAFDLLHAGHITMLEEAKRQCDYLICGLQTDPTIDRPEKNRPVQSVVERYIQLKGCKFVDEIVPYATEQDLEDILRAFKIDVRIIGDEYQHKNFTGRTYCEEKGIELCFNIREHRFSSSSLRQEVADKQVKK